In Thermoproteota archaeon, the genomic stretch CCCCCATCCTGTCCAGGCTAGACTACGGCCGCCAGCTCTATAGCCAGCGATCGTGTATTTAAGCATTAATTCCTTGAGATGGGAGATGATCAGGGTATTCTTGGTGGAATCATCTTTAACAAAAATCCCGAAAATTTTAAAGAATGATAAGATAAAGAGGTCATACACCAAAGTATATGGGAGGTTCTACGACGTCCTAGACATCCAAGCCCTGCCTCCCCAAGCTAGAGTCTACATGGGGCCGAAGGAGGGTAGACCGGACATAGTCCACAGATCTGTGCTTTCCGTAACCGATCATCCTCTCTTCCTTATGGGACACATCGAGTTCTACGTGCACACCTTGGATGGTAGGATATTCCGCTTCTCCAAGGAGGTCAGGCCCCCTCGCAACTACGTAAGGTTCCTTGGTTTGATGAGTAAGCTACTCGACGAGGGGTGGGTGGGCCCGAGCAAGGATGAACCACTCATATGGGAAGTGAACGAGAGATTAGGAGACTTGATAAGCGATAAGGCAATACTCCTAGAGGAAAGTGGAGAGTTCAGCGATCCCTTAGCCTACTTGAGGGACTTAGTGAAGGGGGAGGACATCTCGATTATGGTTGGCGGGTTCCCCAAAGGATCTTTCTCTGATGATGTCATATCGCTCGCCAGAGGCATATTCAGCCTATATAGGGGAATGCTGTCCTCTTCAACGGCCCTCTCCATGATGCTCACTTATCTCTACTACTTGGAGGTATGGGGATGAGGAGGAAGGCCAAGGAAAGGGAGAAGGACCTTGCTAAGCAGAGGATAATGAGACTGCTCAAGTTGGCCGATGAGGCATACCCTAGAGAACCTGAACTCGGACTCCAATATGGAGAGCTGGCCAGAAGGTTGGCTCTAAGAACAAGAGTCAGGATACCCGAGCAATGGAAGTGGAGGTACTGCAAGGGATGTGGATCCTTCCTTTACCCTGGAATAAACGCCGACGTCAGGACGAGAGATCGCAGGCTTCCTCACCTAGTGATCAGATGTCGGTTATGCGGTGAGATAAGAAGAATTCCATATCTAAGGGAGAAGAGGGTCAGGAGAGCGGCATCTCGTTGAGTAGGGGATCATGCGAGGACACCTTGGTAGGCCTCAACTTCCCTAATGGTTTTATATGCCACGGCTGCAGTAGCTTGTTGAAGGTCTAACGAAGAAAATGGGTGATGAGCTTGCCTACAGCCAGGGATGTACGGGCTGACCTGCTGATAGACTCTCTTAAGGAGGAGCTTAAGAAGTTCGAATCGATAAAGCCACCCGAGTGGGCTTTCTACACTAAAACAGGGGTGTATAAGGAGAGACCC encodes the following:
- a CDS encoding ribonuclease P; the encoded protein is MRRKAKEREKDLAKQRIMRLLKLADEAYPREPELGLQYGELARRLALRTRVRIPEQWKWRYCKGCGSFLYPGINADVRTRDRRLPHLVIRCRLCGEIRRIPYLREKRVRRAASR